One part of the Solanum dulcamara chromosome 8, daSolDulc1.2, whole genome shotgun sequence genome encodes these proteins:
- the LOC129898620 gene encoding SNAP25 homologous protein SNAP33-like yields MHGLKKSPIHWSARKKSVDPVAHSNPGSNPFDSDDDSEKKQTVKPSRRTSSEPSAATPNLSTNLFDDDEVKETPSHAFSTSTARSKYKNDFRESGGFENQTVEELENYAVYRSEETTKSVNSCLKIAEDMRGDATKTLITLHQQGEQITRTHMTAADIDHDLSRGEKLLGSLGGMFSRTWKPKTNRPITGPVITRMSDDPVQRRGNHLEQREKLGLSSAPKARSSSRTPPPEPTNALQKVEAEKAKQDDGLSDLSDLLGELKNMAVDMGSEIERQNKALDHVEEDVDELGFRVEGANQRIHRLLRK; encoded by the exons ATGCATGGTCTTAAGAAGTCTCCCATACATTGGAGTGCTAGAAAAAAATCTGTGGATCCTGTGGCCCATAGTAATCCTGGATCAAATCCCTTTGATTCCGACGATGATTCTGAGAAGAAGCAAACTGTAAAACCATCAAGGAGAACATCATCGGAGCCTTCTGCAGCTACCCCAAATTTGAGTACAAacctttttgatgatgatgaagttAAAGAGACTCCTTCACATGCTTTCTCAACTTCAACAGCAAGAAGTAAATACAAGAATGATTTCCGGGAGTCTGGAGGATTTGAGAACCAAACTGTAGAGGAGTTGGAAAACTATGCCGTCTACAGGTCAGAAGAGACTACAAAATCTGTTAATAGCTGCCTGAAGATTGCAGAAGACATGCGAGGGGATGCAACAAAAACTTTGATAACTTTACATCAACAAGGAGAACAAATTACAAGAACCCATATGACTGCAGCAGACATCGACCATGATCTTAGCAGG GGTGAAAAACTCTTGGGGAGTCTTGGAGGCATGTTTTCTAGGACTTGGAAGCCAAAGACGAATCGTCCAATTACAGGGCCCGTTATCACAAGAA TGTCAGATGATCCAGTTCAAAGAAGGGGCAACCACTTGGAGCAGAGGGAGAAATTAGGATTGAGTTCTGCACCTAAGGCAAGGTCAAGTTCACGGACACCACCCCCAGAGCCTACAAATGCACTGCAGAAAGTTGAG GCCGAGAAAGCAAAGCAAGATGATGGACTATCAGATCTCAGCGATCTGTTGGGGGAGCTCAAGAACATGGCTGTTGACATGGGATCTGAAATTGAGAG GCAGAACAAGGCATTGGATCATGTTGAAGAGGACGTCGATGAGCTTGGTTTCAGAGTTGAAGGGGCCAACCAGAGGATTCATCGCTTGCTTCGAAAGTAA
- the LOC129898619 gene encoding heparanase-like protein 2, which yields MGFPPFLLIFLALSPAFLAQIIEDTEFVIHGTAKIAETDDNYVCATLDWWPKEKCNYNECPWGSASLINLDLSHPFLANSIQAFNHLRLRLGGSLQNRIIYDVGNLESPCHPFTKQGDELFGFSNGCLQMDRWDELNNFFNKTGALVTFGLNALRGRQRTSKRVWEGNWDSSNAHDFIDYTVSKGYQIHSWEFGNELSGKGIGAKVDAEQYGEDVIHLNNLIDRLYKHFQPRPLLLAPGGFYDKEWYETFLEVSGPGTVDALTHHIYNLGPGSDLNLVNKILNPQHLNKIVDTFSNLSQTIEINGPWTSAWVGESGGAFNNGGPNVSNTFVNSFWYLDQLGMAAKYHTKVYCRQTFIGGNYGLLDTSTFVPNPDYYSALLWHRLMGKGVLAVSNNASSYLRSYAHCTRHRAGVTLLLINLSNQTHYGVNIESSASITSHVKEKSNHKSTFYHLKKTISWVGRKSSDVTLSREEYHLTPLDGNLQSRTMLLNGKPLQLTENGNIPSLSPVLVNLKSPILVAPLSIKFIVFPNFSSPVCR from the exons ATGGGCTTCCCACCCTTCTTGTTGATCTTTCTGGCACTGTCTCCTGCATTTCTGGCACAAATAATTGAAGATACAGAATTTGTGATTCATGGAACTGCAAAAATTGCTGAGACAGATGATAATTATGTTTGTGCTACCCTTGACTGGTGGCCTAAAGAAAAGTGTAACTACAACGAATGCCCTTGGGGCTCGGCATCTCTGATAAATCTG GATTTGTCTCACCCCTTTCTGGCAAATTCTATTCAAG CTTTCAATCATTTGAGATTACGACTTGGAGGTTCTTTGCAAAACCGAATAATATATGATGTGGGCAATTTGGAGTCTCCTTGCCATCCGTTTACCAAGCAGGGGGATGAGTTGTTTGGATTTTCAAATGGATGCTTACAAATGGATAGATGGGATGAGCTAAATAACTTTTTCAATAAGACAGG AGCACTTGTGACCTTTGGCCTGAATGCATTGCGAGGGAGGCAGCGAACCAGTAAGCGTGTCTGGGAAGGGAATTGGGATTCCAGCAACGCCCATGATTTCATAGATTACACTGTTTCCAAGGGCTACCAAATACACTCATGGGAATTTG GAAATGAGTTGAGTGGTAAGGGGATTGGTGCAAAGGTTGATGCTGAACAATACGGAGAAGATGTTATCCATCTTAACAATCTCATAGACCGATTATATAAGCATTTCCAACCCCGACCACTTCTCTTAGCACCAGGAGGATTCTACGATAAAGAGTGGTATGAGACATTCCTTGAGGTGTCAGGGCCAGGCACTGTCGATGCCTTGactcatcatatatataatctTGGTCCAG GATCTGACCTCAATCTTGtaaacaaaattttaaatccTCAGCACTTGAATAAAATTGTTGACACATTCAGTAATCTTAGCCAAACCATTGAAATCAATGGTCCTTGGACTTCAGCTTGGGTTGGAGAATCTGGTGGGGCCTTCAATAATGGAGGTCCTAACGTGTCTAACACCTTTGTGAACAGTTTTTG GTACTTGGATCAGCTTGGGATGGCAGCCAAGTATCACACTAAAGTATATTGCAGACAGACTTTTATTGGTGGAAACTATGGGCTCCTTGACACAAGTACATTTGTCCCAAATCCTGATTATTATAG TGCACTTCTTTGGCATCGGCTGATGGGAAAAGGAGTTCTTGCTGTTAGCAACAATGCATCATCATATCTGCGCTCGTATGCCCACTGTACAAGACATAGA GCAGGTGTGACATTACTCCTGATCAATCTAAGCAACCAAACTCACTATGGAGTCAACATCGAATCTAGTGCAAGCATCACCTCGCATGTCAAAGAGAAATCAAATCACAAGAGTACTTTCTATCATCTTAAGAAAACCATTTCATGGGTTGGAAGGAAATCATCAGATGTTACATTATCACGAGAAGAGTACCATCTGACTCCACTAGATGGGAACCTTCAAAGCAGAACCATGCTCTTGAATGGAAAACCGTTACAACTCACAGAAAATGGGAACATCCCAAGTTTGTCTCCAGTCCTTGTAAACCTGAAGTCTCCAATATTAGTTGCCCCCTTGTCCATCAAATTTATAGTATTCCCAAACTTTAGCTCTCCTGTTTGTAGATAA